Proteins encoded in a region of the Rutidosis leptorrhynchoides isolate AG116_Rl617_1_P2 chromosome 9, CSIRO_AGI_Rlap_v1, whole genome shotgun sequence genome:
- the LOC139868507 gene encoding uncharacterized protein: MHEFPGMLGSLDCMHWPWKNCPVAWQGHYHRGDHEGPTIMLEAVASYDMWIWPAFFCPAGSNNDINVLNESNLFEDLLDGRDPEVRYTINGHEFTKGYYLVDGIYPEWATLVKSFKCPLEPKNVKFKRFQKAARKDVERAFGVLQGRWAILKHPARPFSINKIRRIMYTCVILHNMITENNERNICDLEEDYLCERENMP; this comes from the coding sequence ATGCACGAGTTTCCGGGTATGTTAGGTAGTCTCGATTGCATGCACTGGCCTTGGAAAAATTGTCCTGTTGCGTGGCAAGGGCATTACCACAGGGGTGATCACGAAGGACCAACAATAATGCTCGAGGCGGTTGCGTCCTACGATATGTGGATTTGGCCCGCTTTCTTTTGTCCAGCGGGTTCGAACAATGATATTAATGTTCTTAATGAATCGAATTTGTTCGAAGATTTATTAGATGGTCGCGATCCTGAGGTCCGTTACACTATCAACGGGCACGAATTTACTAAAGGGTATTACTTGGTAGATGGCATATACCCAGAATGGGCAACACTTGTCAAGTCATTTAAATGTCCACTTGAGCCAAAAAATGTAAAGTTTAAACGTTTTCAAAAAGCCGCGAGAAAAGACGTTGAACGAGCTTTCGGTGTTCTTCAAGGTCGTTGGGCAATACTAAAACACCCAGCAAGACCTTTTAGTATCAATAAAATACGTCGAATCATGTACACTTGTGTTATACTTCACAACATGATCACCGAAAACAACGAGCGCAACATATGCGACCTCGAAGAGGATTATCTCTGCGAACGAGAAAACATGCCGTGA